Below is a window of Enterococcus gilvus ATCC BAA-350 DNA.
CCCCAGTAAACCGATGACCACAGACAATATAAGAAAACTCGCCACGGTCCGCCTCACTTCATTCGTAGAAAAAAGTACAGCGAATACCATGCAGATCGTGCTCCCGATCCCAATCGAACGCCCCAATACCTTCAACAGTTCTTTCATAAAAAGCGCCTCCTTTCGTTCATCCCTAGATGCTGCTTCAATTGCTCGACAAATCTCCGGGAGACCGTGATTTTTTGTCCATTCTTTAGATACGCATACAAGTTCCCCGAGAAAGCGACCTCGAGCTTTTGAATCGCCTTGGTGTTGACCAGCGCCGATTTTGATACTTGTAAAAACTGCCCGCTTGGCAATTCTTCCTTTAACGCTGCCAATGAGCGACGAAACGAGTAAACCTCATTTTCCGTATACAAGGTGACGATCTTATTGAATATCTCGATATAAACAATGTCTGCTTTTGTTACGAAAACAGACGCGTCCTTCACCTTGATCACCAATTGCTCCTCTTGATACGTATCAAAGCAACGGGCGATCCGCGCGCCGATCTGCTCCTCTGCCGCTCGAATCTGAACTTCAGGCTGCACCCATTCACGCCCGATTTCTAGTTGAATCTTTACCCCTTTGTCCATACCCTTCCTCCCTCTGTTCCTTTATAGTAAGCCATTTACGCGAGCAAACATACCCCTATTTCCTTTCCGGTAAGCCGCGCGTCCTATCCGGTCAATCTCCGCTCCACTAAAAAACAAAAAAACCAGTAACCTTGAGAAACCTTGAGAAACAGGTTTCTGGTTTTAGACTTATTCTTGGACCATTTCCACGCCGGCCGGTTCAGCCACATAGTCGCTTTGGCTGTCCATTTCAGCAGGTTTTTGTTTCAGCTCAAGCGCCGTTTGACGCTGCTGCAGAAGACTGATTTTTTGAGTCAGCAACATCAACAGATGCTTCAGACTCTCCTCCGTATGAATCTTGTTCTCTACGATCGCTTGGCACAGGTACTCGATCTGATGGCTCTTCTCAAACAGCTCAAGATAACTCTCACTGTGACTATCCATTTCACGAATCAAGTGCCAATCCACCTCATGGTAATACGTGTCATACATGACAAAGTCCAACCGATAAACGGCTAACACGAAGAGATCCCGCACCTGCTGGTTTTCTCGCAGCAATTTCGCTAATTCAGAAGACCCGCTGGCGATTTCTTCCCCCAGTTCAAGCAAGACCGAATAATTGATTTCGTATTCCTTTTTTAATTTAGTAAACAAACGCATCGTCTTCGCTGCTTCCTTTTGTTTCTCACGATGCTTCAAAAATTCAAACATCAGCAGTGCTGCTATAAATGAAAAGAAGCAGCCAAAGAAAGCTGTCGACGCATTGATAAACGTTCGAATAATATTGATGTGTTCCCCGAAAAATTCCCTGTTAAAATAGATCAGCCCAATACTGATCACCGCAAGAATCTCCCCAACCAACAAAACAGATAAAGAAACGATCGCTACTTTTTGTTTTTCTGTAATCATTTTTCACCACACATTCAGGTTGAATGCTTCTCCTTATATTTTTTCTCCCAAACCCCTAAAATTAAGTTTATCCGCCTCCCTATTTACCGATCTCTTTCGGTAAAAACTATTTTCTACATATTTAATTAATTAAATGACTTTTTTGTAACTTAAAAAATATTACAGCATTTTAATAACTTTTTTTATTATATCATTCATTGATTATTTAATAAAGACTTCATAAACATTTTGAATAAAAAATTAGTTAACATTTTCTTTGGAAAATGAATAAATAAAAATAAAACACCGTTGCTAACTAAGCCAAACAACGGTGTTCCAAAGCTATTTCTCAATCAACCCTTCCACTTGAGGCAAGCCGATCCCTGCTGTATAAACCTCGATCAACCCAATCGGTAATTCCAGATCCTCTGTATGACCTTTGACATTCATGTGGATGGTGTCTTCCCTATCCGCTAAAACCTTCTCCTTGAAGTCTGGGTCAGCCAATGCACCAACACCCATCGAAGCAATATCCCCGTAGTTCAAAGCATCCAGCGCTTCATCCGCTGAACGGATCGTTCCAGAGATCACGACGGGGACTCTGCCAGCAACAGCCTTCCTGATCACTAAGCTGACTGGATCAGTGAAATCCCCCCTTTGCGGCATTGCCTTGTAGGCATCCTTGCCAAAATTCCCGCCTGCCGCAGAGGACAGATCCAGAAAATCAAGGTCTTGTTCTAATAATTTATCGATCAATTTCAATGAATCCTCTAAGTCATATCCGACCATCTCTCCGTGGATTTCCTCTGGTGAGATCCGGTAGCCCACGATCGCCTCTGGATTTTCAGCGCGCGCGACCTTCAAGACTTCCTTCGTCACTTCGATCGCAAAATTCATCCGTTTCTCAAAAGAGCCGCCCCAATAATCTTCTCGCTGATTCGAGTAACAAGAGAAGAATTGCTGGATCAAATAGTGGTTCGCGCCATGAATCTCTACCCCATCAAAGCCGGCCTTTAACAACCGCTGCGTCGCCAATCCAAAATCCTTCACCACTTGCCAGACTTCATCCTCGGTCAATTCGGTAACTTTATACTTTAAAAATGGAAAGTCGATCGCGCTTGGCGCATAGGCTTTGCCCGTCACATTACAGCCATAGACACCCTCGCGTCCCGGATGCTGGATCTGACCGATCGCCTTACTGCCGTTGCTTTTCATCGCTGCCGCCAATTTGCTGTAAGCGTCGATCGCCTCGTCATTAAAAATGGACAGTTGCTTCGGATGACCTTGGATATTTTCCTGAACCGTGATTGCTCCAGTCACTAGCAGTGAGGCAAAATTGCTCCGGCGTTCAAAGTATTTCACATCCTCTTCCGTCGGCCTCCCCGTTGCCGGATCAGCGCCAAAAACCACCATCGGGCACATTGCGAAACGATTTTCCAAACGCCCGCCATGTTTCAATTCAATCGGTTCAAATAATGGTGCATACTTTTCCTTCATTTCGATTCCTCCTTCAATCATTTAAACCCGCGCATGGGTCATGTACCAGCCGCCATCGATCGTGATCGTCGCGCCCGTGATGAAGCTGGCTTTCGCTGATGCCAAAAAGGCAAACAATTTCGCCGGCTCCCAGTCCTCTCCGATCCGTCGACTCGGGATCGCCTTCAATGCCGCTTCTGTCCCCAGCATTTCCCACGCTTGATCCGGCATCAAATTCGTGCGGATCAATCCAGGACAAACGGCATTTACCCGAATGAAAGTATTGTCACCTTCATCAATCGCTGTTACTGCCTTTGACCGCCCGAACATATCCGCTGGATTATTGTTTAATAGCGCCGCTGCACTTTGCCGCGTGTAATTCAATAAGGCCGCCTTCAACACATTGTACGGAACCGAATCCCCAATCATAAAAGACGCCACCGATGCCGTGTGGGTGATACTGGGATTTTCCGATTTACGTAAAAGCGGCACACAATACTTGGTAAACATCGCCGCATGCAGCACATACAATTGAAAAGCCCGCTCAAACTCTCCAGAATCCACTTCCTCCACCGTGCCTACGATCGCTGACCCCGCATTACAAATCAAACTATCCATCCTGCCAAATTTTTCCTTCGCAAAAGCCACCGCCGCCTTGATCTGCTCTTCATCCGTCACGTCGCACTTAAACGGCAGAAAATGCTCGCCCAAATCCTTCGTTCGGCTAAAATTCCGTCCGATCCCGATCACCGTCGCCCCCTGATCCAGAAACTCCTTCGTTGTCGCCAAGCCGATGCCAGAAGTCGCGCCAGTAATCATTACGATGTATTCTTTTAACATGTTGAATCCTCCTTATCAATTACTGACCGTCATCAGGCCGCCGTCGATCAAGACATCGGCGCCATTGATGTACTGTGCATCCGTCGAGGCTAGAAACGCGATCAAGTCCGCCACTTCTTCCGGTTTTCCCGTTCGCCCGCAAGTGACCTTCGCCATCTGATCGTACATTGCCAACACGTCGTTTTCCTCCATATTGACACCCTCACGCTGAAAAATCGGCGTTTGGATAAAGCCTGGCGACACACTATTGCAGCGCACACCAATAAACCCCATAGCTTGCTGTTTGGTATACAGCACCACGGCGTTTTTCGCTAAATTATACAATGGATTTTCAGAGCTGACTGTCCGGCTGGCAGCAGAAGCGGTGTTGATGATACTCGCGTTGTTCTTCGGCGCATTCAATAACAGAGGATACAATTCTTTGGCAAACAACATCGGTGCCCGCAACAAAAGACTGAAACAGCGATCAAACTGATCGACCGTTACATCGCGAATCGTGGTATTCTCACCAAACCCCGCATTGTTGGCAAACACATCCAGCTCATTGTCAAACGTTTCTCCGATGAATTCACACGCCTTCATGATCGCATCGGCATCCCGTACATCACACGTACAAGGAATAAACCGATCACCCAAATCCTTCGTCCGGCTAAAATTCCGTCCGATCCCAATCACCGTCGCGCCCTCCTTGATAAATAGCCGAGTCGTCGCCATACCAATACCAGAAGTCGCACCAGTAATCACAACTTTGTAATCTTGGAACATCGTTCTACCTCCTTTTTCCAAAGCAAAAAAGCATCACACGAAAATAGGCAGTTGAATTTGTTCAATAAAGAAACATTTAATGGAGTTCAGTTGCAGACAGATGTCTTGGAGTAAGAATTACTTTTAAGGGGAAATATCTGTGGTTCTCATTTCATGATAGCACTAAATGAGGGGAGCTGGAAAACGGATTCAAAGAGAACTGTATAAATTGGTATACCTAAGAACTCCTTATAGGAAACTATATCGCTCACTTATCAGACTGGTAATGATTTGAACGACTGTCTGCATTAGCGCTTGTCCATCCACTGAAGGCCTTATTGACGATTTTTATTCGTGGACTCTCTTTTTCTCTGTTTTAAAAATTAGACTGATGAAACTTTTATAAACAAAGAAACGACACCTTCCATCACCGAAGATGAATGGATGATTCTTATGGAAAAAGCAGCTCAAGAGGGTTCGATTGATGAGGATGACGAACTTCTGATCAAAAGTGTGGTCGCATTTTACGATTTGGATGTACAGAAAAATTTTTAACACGTACGGATATTACTTCCATTAACAGTAAAAAGAGTACAGAAGAAATAGCGGAACTCTTTGAATCCTCCGGCTTATCTCGTCTGCCCTATTGTCAGGACAACATTGATGAAATAACCGGCGTGGTGTATCAAAAGGACTTTTATTACCATGTACTAAAAGGTGAAAAGAAATTAGAAGAGATTATCAAACCAATCAGCTTTATCCCGAAAAGTATGAAAGTTTCAGAACTGATGAAAAAATTTCAAGCCGAGCAAATCCATATAGCCATCATCATCGATGAACACGGTGGGACTGCGGGTCTCGTTACACTAGAAAATATCATTGAAGAATTGGTCGGAGAAATCTGGGATGAATATGATAGTAAGAAATTGGATTATTACAAATTGGCAGATGGCAGCTTCCTGGTAAACGGACGTTCAGACTTCGATTGTTTAAAAGAGCTTTTCAATATTACTAATACCACGAACTCTATCTCCGTTGCAGGTTATATTTTAGCTTCAATCGAACGAATCCCCATGTAGGGTGAAACGATCCAGTTAGATGGTTTGAAGATGACTATTTCGAAGATGAGGAATCGCAGGATTGAAGAAGTGGTCGTTGAGCCGGTGGTTGATGGTGGGTAGGTGGATGATGTTAAGTTACATGAGGTTGTTGGGAGGATTGAGGAAAGATTATCTCGTTATTTTATGACGGGACTTGTTTTGTACAAAAAATAGAAACCTCATAAATCAAGGTTTCTAGCAAATAAACAGTTATCATTCCACAGACCTTTCCATTGGATTTATAGATTTGCATCGTTAAAAAATAAGGGTTCAAGTGTGATAAAAAATCGATTTCACCAATTATCAATCATTTTCAATAAAATAGCAGTTATTTTGCTATTTAGATTGCGTGGCGTACTTTGGATAGGAAATCTTAGGATCTGGTTCCGCGCATGAGATAACAAATATATGAATGTTCGTAGTAATACCAATATTAGTTAGTAGTTTTACAGAAATACAATATCAATATATTTCAACTGACTTTATGGTTTTCGTACCTAAAAATTATTTGCAGAGCAGCTTCTTCTTTTTAGATATCAATTTTTCTGATCAGACCTGTCCACTCGTATAGACCACCAAAAATGTATTTATGAACTTCAAGCAACATTTAGTAGTTGAGCGGCTTATTTTCAAACCAAGCATTAATACCTAACAATTTTAAATACGTTATATTCGCCTCAGTTTTTCAAGAAGATTCTTATCCGTTATGCCTAGTTTATTTTGCAAAACATCAGTATCTGGAATCAAATAAGGATCAAGCATTTTTTAGACCCACTGCACGATATTTTTCAATAACTGTTTCTAAGGTATCCGCAATTTTCATGTTTCCTGCCACATACTTCTCCACTAATTTCATCGTATCATCAGACGGTTCCGCAACATCTAAAGTTGAATAGCTCAAGGTAGCATTACGAATCTTCTCACGCCCGATTCTATTCGTATTTTTTACCGAGTACTTGTAATCAGATTTGTCTCATCAAATCCTTTTAAAAGGCTACATTATATCATGTTTCTAATTTTTCCCAGTAAAACTAAATTCAATAAAGTTAAACCTTTAGAATACTTTCCTTACCTAAGCGAAAAATCTGTTAAAAAGAAAACCGTACTATTTGAATTTCTTTTAAAGGTTAGCTTCTTTAAATGCTAAACTAAAATTCAGAAGAAAAAATGATTCCTCTAACTTCACCTAAAGATTATCGAGTAATCTATTAGCTCCCCCAAACATAAAAATCTTTAGCTGTAGCTGAGTTTTTTATTTTCATATTTGTAGCACTTAATACTTCCCCGATTTTATCTGGTAATTTTTTATGACCTGTTAAACCTGGTTGACAAGCAATAATTTTTCCACGCATCGGTTTATTATCTTTCAAAGTTTTTTCCAAATGTTTTATTTCTCCCTTAATGAATACACTATGTCCACTTCTCTGTCTATCCTTGAGCTTAGCCAATAATATGGACTTACTTTTTAACCAAATTAAAGATTTTATTGATTGACCTAAAACCTCATATACATCTCCAACAGATGAATTAAAATTTACTGAACTTTTAGATTTTGCATGATATAGGGAAACAATAATTTCTTTTTCCAAAACTTCTATTGAGATATAGTCAGCAATTTCTCCAGAACCATGATCAAAAATTACATAATCATAGGCTTCGTTCTCATCGAGCTTTTCTCCTATTGCATCTTGGATAGAATTTTTGTTTCCTTTATATTTATTAGTCTTAAATTCCATAGTGATATCTGTATTATATTTTTTCCAATCGATAGAAACAATCTTATTCTTATCAAACGCAGGCAAATTATAGTCATATATACTGATTTCTTTCCCTGAAATTAAAGATAACGAACTTGTATAAAATGACAATGGAAATTGATTGAAGTATATAGATAATGGCATTGCTTCTCTTCCTACCATTATAAAAAACTCCTCTTCCACAAAACATTTATACTTACCATTAATATTTCTTACTATATTATAGCTTCTTCCGTTTAAACTAACTTTCAACCAAATTTCTACTGGTTCTACTGATTCAATAGAAATATCAACATCCAAAATTGTAGAAGTAGATATATCTTCTTCAGATATCAATAAATTGTGTGGTTTTCTATAGCTATGAACGTTAAAGTCCCACATAAAAATATCTTTCGGAAAAACTGTCATTTCTGTTGGCATAGGAAGATTATCGTAATTAGTATTTGTCTTAACCTTAGCATGTTTATTTGAAATTTTGTCACCGTTCAAATTGAACCATTTAACCATCTCCTGAATGCTACCATATCTACTACTCCAAATTTTTGATCCACTACTATAACCTATTGTTATTTGAGCATCTGCTTCTTCAGCTTTACAAAATACATGGCCTGGAGAATACATTTTTCCACTATCAACATCGATAGCTTTACTGACGTCAGAACCTGCACTAATTTTATATGTTTCTCCCTCAGATAAACGATTAGCTAATCCTGAATTAAAGATTTCATGATTTTTCACACCACTTAACACTTTGTGAATATTACTCAAAGTAATTTTTTCATAATTTTCTTCCCCACAATATGCTATAGCAATTGCATCATATATACTTTCTGATTTTAAATGGGAATTTATAAATAATAGTTTATTCTTTTTCTGATAATGGATAAGAACAGTGTTGTATTCTAAATTGAAATAGATTCCATCCGCTGTACTCCACCTTGGTAATTGTTTATTCGAAGCAACCACTACAACAGTTTGATCATCTTCACTAACATTAATATTTTCTATTTTCATTCGCAAGTCTGGAAATTCGGCATTAAGATTAAAAGATTTTGCGTAATATATTCTGGCACGAAAGTTAGTATACAAACTGTGAAGTGAGAACTCTTGATTATTTGTTGATATTAGTTGATTATCATAGCTCTTAAAGTATTCTTGACTTTCTATATCTTGATTAATTCTTTCCTCACTTAAATCTATTATTATTTCTTGCCAAATAGAGTCCGTTGAAAATAGCCTTTTATTCTCTAAAGCAAATTGTTCATCATTTACGGCTATAAAACTCGCTTCACCAATTAACTTTTCTTGATTGGTACGAGCAAACCTCCCTATAAATTGCAATGTGGTGGCTAAGGATTTATGAGGATCATGTATAACTGCGATCTTTAAATTAGGAAAATCAAATCCTTCAGCCATCATGTCTACACAAATAACGCCATTGATTTCTTGATTCTCAAGCTGATCAATAATTTTTAAAACTTCTTGACGGCTTTTGGAGCTATTAACAATCTTTAAATTCAATACAGTATTATCTTCATACAACTTAAATAAACGAATAGCCTCTTTTTTTGATTTGCATCTAACCATCATTGCATGCTCTAAACCACTAGCTTTGTCTCTAAAAAAGATTTCCTCACCTTTTTTAGCTAATGTAATATCTTTATCTTCATTTGCTTTTATTTCAACTGGAATAAAATTAATTGAGCCAAATACTCCATCTTTATATGCTTGAGATAAAGGATAGTTGTATATATGATTTGCTTTTATTTCCTTTTTATCTCTTCTGAAAGGTGTTGCGGTAAATAGCACATGTTTAGCATCAGAGATATTTGCTAACACTTCTCTCCAAGTTTTAGCAGGTTCGTGGTGAGCTTCATCGATAATAACTAAATCAAAAGTTTTATTGATCTCTTGATTTTCAGATAAAGGCAAAGCACAACCAGGTGTTGATACTACAACATCAGCTTTTTCTATATTCTCTTTTAGATCATCTGTATACTTATGCTTTAATTCGTAAGTTTCGGGAGGCTCTACCTCTTGCTCAAAGACTCCAATTTTCTTCAAATCCTTTAAAACCGAAAAATTTTGTGCAATTTGAGAACGAACTAAAACTGTAGGTGTTATCACCAATACTTTACTAACCCCAAGAAGATATGGAGACATCATTATAACTGCTGTTTTTCCTGTACCAGTTGGCATTGATAATAGAACAGGCTCCTTTTTTGTAGTAAAATATGCTCCCAAAGCATGAACAGCTCCTATTTGAGCGTTTCTTAATCCCTGCCCTTCACAACTGTATAAACTTAAAGGATATTTCATCAAAATATAGTTACTTGAAAAATAGCTCATTCAACCCCTCCAACTTTATTAACCTTATTATAGTGAAAACCTTAACATCTATACTCTCAAAAAATAAAAACAAATTATCTTAATTCTATACGTCCACCTATTCTTTTAGTAGAGCATCTTTTTTAATTTTGTCTACCATAATTTCAATCTTCGTTTTTACATCTTTATGTTTACTGAATATCAATTTAGTATTTTTATGGCCCTCTTTATAATCTTGCACACTCTCTTTATACTTAAAGTCTGATATCATTTCATATTTTGTAAATTTATAGAATTTACTTTTCATTTTTATTGTATTCCCTTTACTCGTATAAAGGTCTTCAAAACGATATTCAGGACAAAGCAAATGATATTCATAGTCTATATTGTCATTATAATCAATATAAACAATGAAGAAATCAATTGGTGTTCTCTCTAAATCCTTTTTTATTCCTCGCCTTTTATACTCAAACTCGTCACTTCCATCCTTTTTGAAAGCCAAGAAAGATAAATCCTCTTGATGATTAATATCCTCATTCATCACTAATAACCTAGTTTTAGTTTCTCCTGACTTCTTCTTTAAATCAATTTTCAATGGGATTTCTACGGACAATTGTTTATCATCAGAATCTTCAAAAATATTTAAATTACCATTTGGATTAATTGTAGATTCAAACACTAATGGTTGATTGCTATTTAATATATTTAATGTTATACAACCAATGGCCCCTGTAATGACTACTGAAAGTATCGGTAACAGCCACTTTAGAAAAAAATTATTTTCGGATTTTTTCATCTCTTCAACTTTTTTTTCCATCTCTTCAATTCTTTTATCTTGCTTATTTTGCTCCTTCTCATTATTTTCTCTTATATCTTTAAGTATCTTATTAAACCTAGTAAACTCTTTTCTTTCATTCACCATTTTTCTATACACGTCCCCAATGCATTTCATTTTTTAATACTTAAAAAACTCCGATTTTTGTACTATCAATTCATGACATATTTATACATACTATTTCCCCCATAGTTCACACGTAAATACTGATTAAGAGAATATTTCACATAACCATGTTCTTAAATAATAACATATTTAATTAATTATAAAAACGTATTTTACTATTCGAGTTTTTAATATAAAAAAAGCCCCAAAACGTTAACACATCAACGTTTCGGGAACTTATAAAATTTCTAACCCACACTGCCTTCCATCTCATACTGAATCAGACGGTTCAACTCTACAGCGTATTCCATTGGTAATTCCTTCGTAAATGGTTCCACAAATCCCATAACGATCATTTCAGTCGCTTCTTGTTCAGAGATTCCGCGACTCATCAGATAGTACAATTGTTCTTCGGAGATTTTTGAAACCTTCGCTTCGTGTTCCAAAGAAACATTTCCATTCAAGATTTCATTGTACGGGATCGTATCTGAGCTTGAGCGGTCGTCCATGATGATCGTATCGCATTCGATGTGGCTGAATGAGCCGGCACTGTTCCGACCAAAGCGGAC
It encodes the following:
- a CDS encoding LytTR family DNA-binding domain-containing protein — its product is MDKGVKIQLEIGREWVQPEVQIRAAEEQIGARIARCFDTYQEEQLVIKVKDASVFVTKADIVYIEIFNKIVTLYTENEVYSFRRSLAALKEELPSGQFLQVSKSALVNTKAIQKLEVAFSGNLYAYLKNGQKITVSRRFVEQLKQHLGMNERRRFL
- a CDS encoding SDR family NAD(P)-dependent oxidoreductase is translated as MLKEYIVMITGATSGIGLATTKEFLDQGATVIGIGRNFSRTKDLGEHFLPFKCDVTDEEQIKAAVAFAKEKFGRMDSLICNAGSAIVGTVEEVDSGEFERAFQLYVLHAAMFTKYCVPLLRKSENPSITHTASVASFMIGDSVPYNVLKAALLNYTRQSAAALLNNNPADMFGRSKAVTAIDEGDNTFIRVNAVCPGLIRTNLMPDQAWEMLGTEAALKAIPSRRIGEDWEPAKLFAFLASAKASFITGATITIDGGWYMTHARV
- a CDS encoding SDR family NAD(P)-dependent oxidoreductase codes for the protein MFQDYKVVITGATSGIGMATTRLFIKEGATVIGIGRNFSRTKDLGDRFIPCTCDVRDADAIMKACEFIGETFDNELDVFANNAGFGENTTIRDVTVDQFDRCFSLLLRAPMLFAKELYPLLLNAPKNNASIINTASAASRTVSSENPLYNLAKNAVVLYTKQQAMGFIGVRCNSVSPGFIQTPIFQREGVNMEENDVLAMYDQMAKVTCGRTGKPEEVADLIAFLASTDAQYINGADVLIDGGLMTVSN
- a CDS encoding CBS domain-containing protein, translating into MTSINSKKSTEEIAELFESSGLSRLPYCQDNIDEITGVVYQKDFYYHVLKGEKKLEEIIKPISFIPKSMKVSELMKKFQAEQIHIAIIIDEHGGTAGLVTLENIIEELVGEIWDEYDSKKLDYYKLADGSFLVNGRSDFDCLKELFNITNTTNSISVAGYILASIERIPM
- a CDS encoding DEAD/DEAH box helicase — its product is MSYFSSNYILMKYPLSLYSCEGQGLRNAQIGAVHALGAYFTTKKEPVLLSMPTGTGKTAVIMMSPYLLGVSKVLVITPTVLVRSQIAQNFSVLKDLKKIGVFEQEVEPPETYELKHKYTDDLKENIEKADVVVSTPGCALPLSENQEINKTFDLVIIDEAHHEPAKTWREVLANISDAKHVLFTATPFRRDKKEIKANHIYNYPLSQAYKDGVFGSINFIPVEIKANEDKDITLAKKGEEIFFRDKASGLEHAMMVRCKSKKEAIRLFKLYEDNTVLNLKIVNSSKSRQEVLKIIDQLENQEINGVICVDMMAEGFDFPNLKIAVIHDPHKSLATTLQFIGRFARTNQEKLIGEASFIAVNDEQFALENKRLFSTDSIWQEIIIDLSEERINQDIESQEYFKSYDNQLISTNNQEFSLHSLYTNFRARIYYAKSFNLNAEFPDLRMKIENINVSEDDQTVVVVASNKQLPRWSTADGIYFNLEYNTVLIHYQKKNKLLFINSHLKSESIYDAIAIAYCGEENYEKITLSNIHKVLSGVKNHEIFNSGLANRLSEGETYKISAGSDVSKAIDVDSGKMYSPGHVFCKAEEADAQITIGYSSGSKIWSSRYGSIQEMVKWFNLNGDKISNKHAKVKTNTNYDNLPMPTEMTVFPKDIFMWDFNVHSYRKPHNLLISEEDISTSTILDVDISIESVEPVEIWLKVSLNGRSYNIVRNINGKYKCFVEEEFFIMVGREAMPLSIYFNQFPLSFYTSSLSLISGKEISIYDYNLPAFDKNKIVSIDWKKYNTDITMEFKTNKYKGNKNSIQDAIGEKLDENEAYDYVIFDHGSGEIADYISIEVLEKEIIVSLYHAKSKSSVNFNSSVGDVYEVLGQSIKSLIWLKSKSILLAKLKDRQRSGHSVFIKGEIKHLEKTLKDNKPMRGKIIACQPGLTGHKKLPDKIGEVLSATNMKIKNSATAKDFYVWGS